Part of the Hevea brasiliensis isolate MT/VB/25A 57/8 chromosome 16, ASM3005281v1, whole genome shotgun sequence genome is shown below.
agtccataatttggtctaattttcttcatattaaatattctactatgtctcaggtttccatcggttcaagaatcacctaaatcggagttttctagagagagttatagccattgaaactttactgttcatatgataaatctgcagttctgcaggttcggtgattcaattttgctcagtaatttgattgggttaatggcataatttgggtttgtgttcttcattaaagttttagatgtatatctcatctaaccactagtaaaatttcatataattttgacctgcctaactcgagttatgaccaaatgaacaaacactgttcatttggtcaatttgtgcagggcagcctgcaatttttcaactttgatcaatttgtacaataggttttagtcactttttgggcatgcttcctaaatgaaaattgtgtcatttagcacctattttcatccccaattggtcccatatcaattggacttataaaatttcatttttggtccttcaaagttgacttggtcatgctgcagtagcatgaccacactccctccgaatttgactttaattccaacacttgtaacacacttaattaggtcacaaatgactatttctcacctcacattaggtcaaagacaccatttacaagtttctcacatttttggtctctaaaccctaatgtccaaaaccctaattcatgttatttattgcatttagctaattaaacacttataagcatgcttccttaactcaattatgcttcctaacatgtttaactcaaacaaattcatactttgtccaaccaaaccctagctggccaaaattctatataatccctcaacaagtattttcttttcattttaaatgaatttctaagtaattcaagctaaaaacacaataattaaatctcaaactttcaaattgatgtgcttacctcactttgtAGATTCTctagttcttcaattctccaagtttttctctgccttcttgctcccaaagtgtttatctaggtctaagggtaagatttaatgttcggatttaggggatttatggaaaggaaccaaagagtttaagcttttgttccttaaaaatggtggaagaaaaaatgagaaagagaggagagaaaaTTGGGGCGGCACTTAGGAAGAAAAAGAccaaaaaaatgatttttttcatttcttttttgttattttatgtctcattaacaataattgacttggtcaatttgggtaggcaaattaaaattgtattttgacatcatgatgatgtcatctgtcacgacccaaaattctgaaccgtgaccggcgcataatttaagtattcttaaatcatgcaagccttatcagagtatcttgaatgaaaaTATTGTCACCTACTAattccaaaaatagacaaaatccaaataaataaaatgctgaataacatcataaatatcccataagtaaactgcggagtctctacagatttcaataaaacttaaactgttcaataaaccaaactaattattagcccgtgAAAATATGAATTCGggtataccatgagaacaaatcaaaattttccctctccagaaaatggactgaatatttgaaataaataaaatgctgaataacatcataaatatcccataaggaaactgcggagtctctacagatttcaataaaacttaaactgttcaataaaccaaactaattattagcccgtgaaaacatgaattcgggcataccattaGAACAAATCAAAATTGTCCCTCtcaagaaaatggactgaatatttggatcagctgtagaattctactgatctgaaatagataacagacagagaaaacgtggtttgagctaaatgctcagtgaatgataattatagcacacaacggaataggaataggcaaacgcttgattaatttcacaataaatttctattcaataaaatcatgctcatggtgtcaaaatcattaataaaataatttcataaaacatatatataaaataaatttattcaataaaaattttatggtacagtgcaccaaggtgatgataccccatttcaccaaaggccagatggtaagcgcgctaccagatatcagataccttcctcctccttcacagatatcaatgcatatgatactaatgcaaaccataaactgcaatgatgcataactcgacaatgcaacctaataccgtgatagtccacacggcggggccagataacagaaacagatactgggcacaggtaccaattcaaaacagaaaatcaatttatacaaatcaatcaaaatcaataaaaaaaatttcagatagcaaataataactgatagtgcaattccaatagtgtatttcaatagtttcagagagtcaataaaatcaaatcaatctcaaatcaattcagtaacacatcagtaaattttatagtcaaatatcaatcaatataaatacattaaaggcctgttcccggaatcctaatgggtctaatgcagagatagttgacaaaatcaattatttaatcaaagtcgaaataaaattcaataataatataaaactctagaaaatcatatataaaataattgttaaaatattgatttaaaattttatttaataacaaacttaatgctaagaaattttaaaagggactaaaatgatgacatgtactataattaccactcacctggaacctccaaaataatagctagattcaataaaagagagacaatttcagctgacagaataaatatttgaatctcctacatacccaaaatataaagaaaatatcaaataataataaaatataataacttatatatatatatatataaacgtgAACGGGACGAGGTGAATGGGACGTCGTGGGACGAAAggctatatatataataataataataataataacaataataataataataataatcaattatTATCCAACAGCAATTATGATCAATccaattcaatactaatgatcaaggaaataaatttctagggtagttgtaacaaatcaatgaaagaaaataaaatcaaattcacccattattgaataaagaatgagaatttttaccttgaaaacagaatcgaatgtgatgaataagaagtaaaaatttaaggattctctgttgagagtatttgatagaaaaaggaggtgacaaacaagttttgagagcaaagtttagcagaatagatgattagggtatatatatatttcaagtatTCTATTAGGTGtaaaatgggataagagttattattgaactgggttgtttagattgcagatatatatttaatttcaaaaataatatatatatatatatatatatatatataaataagcagaccatccaataaaatatatatatatttttataaatatattaaattattgttagctaattaaaataaaataataataaataataaatgtatatgggttttcacatacttccccccttaaaaaaaaattcggtccccgaatttgaatagacaaaattctaacctgaagaatcaaataagtgaggatatttggctcgcatttcagattctgcctcccatgtggcctcactacttgagtgattatgccacaagactttgaccaaagccacttccttagaccggagtttcctaatttgtcgatctaaaatctttactggttgctcctcatatgacatatcatccttaaagtgcatggtttgaggttgtaaaacatgagatggatctagtacatacttcctaagcatagaaatatggaaaactggatgtacatgtgcaaaaacaggtggaagggctaaacggtaagcaactgctccaattctctccaaaatttcaaatggaccaacaaaacgagggctaagcttccctttcttcccaaacctcacgattcctttcataggggaaactctcagaaatacatgatcaccaatcataaattctacatctttacgcttagggtcgGCATAACTTCTCCatcgactttgagcagtcaaaagtcgatcacgaattagtcgaaccttctctgaagttaattgtatcaactctggtctagtaatcCTTCTCTCTCCAACTTCATTCCAACAAaccggtgacctacactttcgaccatataatgcctcatatggagccatctctatatttgcctgataactgttattataagcaaactccactaaaggcaaatgatgatcccaacagccaccaaaatccataacgcatgcacgaagcatgtcctctaatgtctgtatggtcctttctgactgtccatccgtctgagggtgaaaagtagtactaaagtctactcgtgttcctaaagcttcttggaatttcttcaaaatcgagaagtaaactgagtaccacgatcagagacaatggaaactggaactccatgaagactaacaatcttgtttatatacaactgtgcaagtttagcaaagccATATGTCGTCTTCACAAGAAGGAAAAGAGCAggttttgtcaatctgtccactatcacccagattgcattgtaaccacctcgtgtattAGGTAAACTCACAACAAAGTCCATGacaatatgctcccacttccactcggaaataggcaatggctgaagtaacccagatggtctctgatgttctgctttaacctgctgacaagtcaaacatttagcaacaaagtctgcaacatccctcttcatgccaccccaccaataatgctcccttaaatcacggtacatcttagttgaactcGTGTcttgtgtaagcagaatggtgtgcctcctccatgatttctcttctcaactcatcaacattggggacacaaagtctagtgccataacgaagaactccatcatcattcaacatgaatctttgagcttggccttgatgaatattatctataatctcacacagctgagaatccctcttttgagcagccttaattcgatcaatcaagataggcctaactcgaaaatgtgctaagagtaatccagctatgatttcaaactctactccctaatctagcaactcatgtaattcaccaattaaAGGCCTCAttttggtagatatatgggctaaactaccagaagacttcctgcttagagcatcagccaccacattagcttttccagggtgatactgtatggtgcaatcataatccttcagcaattctacccatcttctTTGCCTAGGATTAAGATCGcgttggtcaaagatgtatttgagacttttgtggtcagtgaagatttcacaagtctcaccatacagatagtgcctccagattttcaaagcaaaaattactgcagccatttccaaatcatgagttggataattctgctcgtgccttttcaactaacgagaagcatatgcaataacccatccatgctgcatcaaaatcctaaaccaatcctagaagcatcacaatatactacataaccccctgatccagatggaagggctaacactggtgctgtagttaaacgagtcttaagctcctgaaaacttttttcacaagccttaaaccactgaaatttcacattcttctgtgtcaacttagttaaaggtgctgcaatacgagagaagtcttgaacaaaccgtctataataccctactaaacccaagaaactacgaatctctgacacagttgtgggtctaggccaatgaagcactgcctcaactttcttcttatcaatgcacaccccatccttcgatactgtatggcctaggaaagccacactatctaaccaaaactcacattttgagaacttggcatatagcttgtgttctcgtaaggtctgaaggacaattctcaaatgctgctcatgctcctctttactctttgagtacactagaatgtcatcaatgaatgctataacaaattgatctaagaaaggcttgaaaactctattcatgagatccataaaagcggccggagcattggtaagaccaaaagacattacaagaaattcatagtgtccatacctagtcatAAAGGCCGTCTTGaatatgtcttctttcttgaccctcaattgatgatacccagattgAAGATCAATCTTGaaaaaaatactttgcaccttgaagttggtcaaacaggtcatctatgcgtggaagaggatactcattacgcacagttaccttattcaattgcctataatcattacacattctcaaagacccattcttcttccgtacaaataacacaggagcaccccatggagaaacactagggtgaataaaccccttatctagtaggtcctgtagttgctccttcaactccttaagttctgcgggtgccataCGAGAAGGTGGCATATATATGGactcagttccaggaactaagtctataccaaactctacctctcgctccgaGGGTAAATCTGATAAATCTTCtagaaacacatcaggaaactccttaaccactataacattctccaaacctgcaccttctacctgaacatctctaacataagctagataccctttacacctctttcgtaataatcgtctagcactcactacgGAGATAAGATCACTACAGGCTATACtacgatctccctgaaattgaaattctgcctccccaggaattttaaagagtacaactttattatgacaatccaatgaaacgtgataagtggctaacgaatccatgcctaaaatcacatcaaacttaaacatatccaaagaaacaagatctgtaGCTAATTCTCTATCTCCAATGtaaactatacatcccctatacaccatatcagtgtctattgcatcccccataggtgttgatacagataaaggacactctaacaaagtaggtggtgtactaaatatcgtggaaaagtatggagaaacaaaggaatggttgtgccccagtcttagccataggcgtttgttcagatgtctgattaatagtttgaggtggtacctcccttgttggatcaaggtttgcaccattaagacccttggccctaaTTCTCCTCTTACGTCTAATAGAACCAgacacctattcattttaataaacaagcattaaatttgaaaatgtgagccaaattaagacaggtgaaaagTACTAATGACGCAGATATctgaagcaatgataaactgaaaagacgttaaggatcctatgctccgcaagtttactagacctcaaccgggctctgataccaactttgtcacgacccaaaattctgaaccgtgaccggcgcataatttaagtattcttaaatcatgcaagccttatcagagtatcttgaatgaatatattgtcacttactaattccaaaaatagacaaaatctaaataaacaaaatgctgaataacatcataaatatcccataagtaaactgcggagtctctacagatttcaataaaacttaaactgttcaataaaccaaactaattattagcccgtgaaaacatgaattcgggcataccatgagaacaaatcaaaattatccctctccagaaaatggactgaatatttgaaataaacaaaatgctgaataacatcataaatatcccataagtaaactgcggagtctctacagatttcaataaaactTAAACTTTTCAATAAaccaaactaattattagcccgtgaaaacatgaattcgggcataccatgagaacaaatcaaaattGTCCCTCTCAAGAAAATGgattgaatatttggatcagctgcagaattctactgatctgaaacagataacagacagagaaaacgtggtttgagctagatgctcagtgaatgataattatagcacacaacggaataggaacaggtagacgcttgattaatttcacaataaatttctattcaataaaatcatactcatggtgtcaaaatcattaataaaataatttcataaaacatatatataaaataaatttattcaataaaaattttatggtacagtgcaccagggtgatgataccccacatcaccaaaggccagatggtaagcgcgctaccagatatcagataccttcctcctccttcacagatatcaatgcatatgatactaatgcaaaccataaattgcaatgatgcatgactcgacaatggaacctaataccgtgataatcCACACGGCGAGGCCAGATAAcaaaaacagatactgggcacaggtaccaattcaaaacagaaaatcaatttgtacaaatcaatcaaaatcaataaaaaaaatttcagatagcaaataataactgatagtgcaattccaatagtgtatttcaatagttttagagagtcaataaaatcaaattaatctcaaattaattcaataaaatcaaatcaatctcaaatcaattcagtaacacatcagtaaattttatagtcaaatatcaatcaatataaatacattaaaggcctgttcccgaaatcctaatgggtctaatgcagagatagttgacaaaatcaattatttaatcaaagtcaaaataaaattcaataataatataaaactctagaaaatcatatataaaataattattaaaatattgatttaaaattttatttaataacaaacttaatgctaagaaattttaaaagggactaaaacgatgccatgtactataattaccactcacctggaacctccaaagtAATAGCTAcattcaataaaagagagacaatttcagctgacagaatgaatatttgaatctcctacatacccaaaatataaagaaaatatcaaataataataaaatataataacttatatatatatatataaacgtgAACGGGACGAGGTGAACGGGACGTCGTGGGACGAGAggctatatatataataataataataataataataataataataatagtaataataataataatagtaataattaattattatccaacagcaattatgatcaatccaattcaatactaatgatcaaggaaataaatttctagggtagttgtaacaaatcaatgaaagaaaataaaatcaaattcacccattattgaataaagaatgagaatttttactttgaaaacagaatcgaatgtgatgaataagaagtaaaaatttagggattctctgttgagagtatttgatagaaaaaggaggtgacaaacaggtttttagagcaaagtttagcagaagagatgattagggtatatatatatttcaagagttctattaggtgtagaatgggataagagttattattgaactgggttgtttagattgcagatatatatttaatttcaaaaataatatatatatatctaaaaataaataagcagaccatccaataaaatatatatattttttataaatatattaaattattgttagctaattaaaataaaataataataaataataaatgtatataggTTTTCACAtcatccaatgaggtaagcatgagttaataaacttttttcaattttcttttttcttttatatttatttttttattagttctttaatttaattcccgactccgaaatttttctttgtctgattttatttgacaactaggtcaggagttagctttcggggtcaattgaccaaactgcccctcgtcggttcatcccggtttgcaaataattcaatattttttccggCTTTCtgtcctaattatttgactggcttaatagttctttttcgtgattttcttttttccattgtgttcgtaatggtcctaaggaccgcagcgtcacattttacagttcgaaatttgagtttaaaatggcttcgcagtcgttccagatacggtcatccatcgctgtgactctcggctcgtttaacttcctatgttctgtttttcttatttatacttaactaattggcaattactaattatttgtatttatggcttttctagttgtcttaagtgtggttctaatccccttaattgtcccaaccgacaccgatcaccggaacagtgaaatataccaggctatacaaataggggtgttacaacaacaattcatcttcttcacttttttttttatctgctTTCATCTTTTCAGCGAATATAATTTGTCCCTTTAAAATGATTCAGTTTTACGAACTCTTAATTTGTCACAGAAATAGCCTTCAATTCCattgcaattaataccttaaaattattgaggcagtgggtgtagaatagactttgaggcgtgatgaatcattatctttaaggtattaattgctcgcactagattgctgcaaggttatgacAATATACCTTCAGGATATAACAAAACCTGAAATCTACAAACAACGGCTCCtaaagatttcccttaagaactctttatatgaacCGAATTTAGAAGGactaaaagagaagaagaagaagaagaagaataggaAGAAATAGAAGTAATATGTATCTGAATTGAaagctcatccatatttatagatGATGAAAAGTCATGGCACGTATTCTAGATAAATATATCTGTTTATTTTCAATAGACATAACTGTTTATTTAAATTAGTATATCTTCTAACAGATGTAATCATATTCGTTCATTAAAAGAGACATTTTATAACATTTATAACTGTTTGTGtgtaatagacatgtctatttattaacagacacgTCTACTAATTAACAAACACAtatgttcgtaatttatttatgagaattaaaataaaataattattttatttcatacaCATACGTGCCAAGTGCCACAACagaataacatatatatatattttcacttCTTACTTTTCATGTATTTCAATAAtgtggaatttttttttctctattatcTAACATACATACTATTTATAACAATAATATTCCACAATAGTATGATAATTTTATTAGTTCAAGAAGACACGATGATTAGCACATGTAGTCCCCCCACACCCCCCccccttcttctctctctcttacaCATCTACTGATTAACAAATACGTCTGTTCGTAATTTATTAcgagaattaaaataaaataattattttattttacacaCATACATGCCAAGTGCCATaacagaataatatatatatatatatatattttttttcacttCTTACTTTTCATGTATTTCAACAAtgtggaatttttttttctctattatctaacatacaagctatttataacaataaTATTCCACAATAGTATGATAATTTTATTAGTTCGAGAAGACACAATGATTACCACATGCagtcccccccccccctcccttctctctctctctctctctctagtttTAGAGGGAGATATTTCTTTGTGTTTGGTTTTTAATTTTTTGGACACTTAGGCCCTTTTTTTGTGAAACAACTATTGTCCTTTACCTCTTTTGATAGCGGATAGTTTGTCTCCGGTTCCCTCTTTGCCTCTAGGACTGAGTCGTAAATAGTATTTTGAGTGTGTTTTGATAAGTCCAGTATTAATGGAGAAGGTTATTTCGGGACCTGCAAGTTTTATTTTCTTGTGTCTTCTTTGATCTACTGGAAGATCATGTTCTTTAATATTTAATGGTTGTGATATCTTACTCATTCAATGTCAATAGGTGCCTTGAAAGAGGGTTTGCTACATTGGTTTTGAAGAGCTAGGCATTTTTGGGACATTATCAACGCATTTGCTAGCTTCCTTGTGTGAAGCACGCTTTGCCTAATGTAGATTTTGATACTGCCTCCTGTTTTTCGTCTACATAAAGATGTATGGGTGTTGTTGGCTTTTGTTAAAGTCTCCTCTAGCTGCTTTGGGGTTTTTCTAGTTGGTTTTGTTTTAGGCAACGTGGCATGAGGTTTCCTCTGCATGAGATCTCCTTGGATGACTTCATCCCATGCATTAGTAGTGGGTTTCAACATTGCTAGAGACTGAACATCTGCTTCTTTTCCTTCTTCTAGGCCTATACGGGTCAAATCCACCAAGTCCTATGGTTCTCTTGTCTAGGTTTTGGGCCTTAGTTTCAGTAGGGGCTTTGGTGGTTATGGATATGTTTGGCTTCTATTTCTTATTTGGCTTTGTTTCTCCTAGGCTTTATATTGTTATATTTGTTTATCTATAGATCCATATTTGTATTAGCTctcataaattttttttacttaaatttagtttaccataaatacaaaacatgaaataTACAATATGAtttcacatatttatattttggtCCATAATAAAtcgaatttaaataaaaattttcctaagtctCATATATTGCAATAGCTCTCCCTTTTAAATGCAATATATAACTATctttccataaaaaaaaaaaaaataggggtGAGCATTATTTGATTCAAACCGAATAAATTGAATTAAACTGCCTTAAATCGGTAATTCTGTTCGGTTTTTAATATaattcggttcagttcgattttatattataaaaatttcgattatttcggttcgattttatattataaaaatttcgattatttcggttcggttcgattttgaagagaaaaaaattggttaaaccaaatcgaaccgaataggtttattaatttttgaattgattcatttttatggagaatttataaattatacgtaattttatatatataaattatttaatttcattgataaatcgttattaggttcaaactaagATCAAAAtaagatcaaataacttgaaaataagtctaaattaaaaaataataaaaaaataaaactaatcaatttgaatcaaaccgaatcaaaataaagcagtttgattcgattcaattttttatcaattttgatttgatttaatttctaaaatatataattcaattttcataatttaattcgattcaattCAATTGATTTGAATTGAATGCTCAAGCCTTAAAAAAAATGATTAGCACATGCCTGCCAATGCCATGTTCTCTTTTTTATCCTTTGGCCAGCAAGGAAGGCCCTCTAAACCTGGTGGCTGCAACTTGCAATCAATTATTTTCTTACCTAATAATTAATTATGTCTTTATTCTGTGGCCATTCCACTACCTTTTTTACCTCTTTTAGGCTCCAATCCTTGTTTAGCTAGCCACGCCACCGCTCATGGAAGATCAACAACTCTTCCAACCCCTCCTATCCTCCGCCGCCCCCATCATCACCCCAACCCTACACAACGCTGAACATGATTATTATCATATCAACAAGAGTTTCTCTTCATATTCCAGCATCATTCTCCGGCTTTTCATACTCATTTCCATTGGAGTTATCTCTTTATGGGCAAAATATGAAGCTTCAAAAGGCTTTGGAATCACAATAATCAACGATATCAAAGACTCTCCCCTAGGCAAACGCTTCAACCTCTTGTACATGTCCAACGACAAAGCTACTCGTTTAATCCAAAGCTCTAGTTCTTTCGTTGAGAACATTCTTTATCCAAATATCAGCTACACCAAGAAGAAAGTGAACCGAGTCACTCTTCGGCTGGCTAGGTCCAACATAACCAACTTGTTTGTGGTTGAAACAAACACAAACCATGAGTTTGTGATTACTGTAAGTCCATCAATAGTGGGTGATACCAAAAACCTTGATTATGCTCTTAAATCGATAGTTTTACAGGGATTGTCCCGCGTATGGCTATGGGACGATGACAGTAAGGATAAGGCTCCGCCTTGGCTTATCGACGGCCTGTTGGAATATATAAAGACGGTGGCAGGATATGGTCCCATGAGAGATTTTGATGGGTCGGAGCTGCCGGAATTTGGTCAGTTTTGCATGGGGGATAAGGACCCCTGGGCAGTGGCGCAATTTCTTGACCATTGTGAGCGGCACAGCAAGGGGTTCATCCAACGGTTGAATCAAGCTATGAAAGATGGATGGGATGATCGGACGGTAGAGGATGCGTTAGGGATATCAGCACAGAATATTTGTCATTCTTTTGTCAACTCAGCAAATGGTGAATTACTACAGTAAGGCTGGTGAAAGAATTTTtctcatttaaattaaattattatggataatgaaatttatttattaaatatatatattttttatatgtatatcttaaatcaaaataaattaaatttataaaatttctccctatgcaa
Proteins encoded:
- the LOC110635106 gene encoding uncharacterized protein LOC110635106 isoform X1 yields the protein MEDQQLFQPLLSSAAPIITPTLHNAEHDYYHINKSFSSYSSIILRLFILISIGVISLWAKYEASKGFGITIINDIKDSPLGKRFNLLYMSNDKATRLIQSSSSFVENILYPNISYTKKKVNRVTLRLARSNITNLFVVETNTNHEFVITVSPSIVGDTKNLDYALKSIVLQGLSRVWLWDDDSKDKAPPWLIDGLLEYIKTVAGYGPMRDFDGSELPEFGQFCMGDKDPWAVAQFLDHCERHSKGFIQRLNQAMKDGWDDRTVEDALGISAQNICHSFVNSANGELLQ
- the LOC110635106 gene encoding uncharacterized protein LOC110635106 isoform X2 — translated: MEDQQLFQPLLSSAAPIITPTLHNAEHDYYHINKSFSSYSSIILRLFILISIGVISLWAKYEASKGFGITIINDIKDSPLGKRFNLLYMSNDKATRLIQSSSSFVENILYPNISYTKKKVNRVTLRLARSNITNLFVVETNTNHEFVITGLSRVWLWDDDSKDKAPPWLIDGLLEYIKTVAGYGPMRDFDGSELPEFGQFCMGDKDPWAVAQFLDHCERHSKGFIQRLNQAMKDGWDDRTVEDALGISAQNICHSFVNSANGELLQ